ATCTGCTGGGTGAGGAAATTTTGGAATTTGTAGACGTTGAAGGGGCGATCGCTCTGGAAGGAAATAGAAATAAATCCATCATTCTCTAAGTGAAGGGAGTGATGATGGTGATGCTCGTGGTCATGATGGTGATGATGTTCGTGCTTCCGGGCATCTGACTCTTGAATGTAGGCATCTGCTGAGGTCAGTCCCACATCCAGAATCAACGGCAATGGCACTTGACCATATTGACTGTGCAGAATCCTAGCTGCCTGTTTGAAGTCTCGGATATAAACTTCTAATTGATCCAGTTTTTCTTGCTCGACCAAGTCAATTTTATTCAGCAGAATAACATCCCCATAGGTTAGCTGACTTTGAGCCGCCTGACTCTGATAATGCTCAGGGGTAAACGTCTCTGCGTCTACAACCGTGAGGATAGAGTCTAGACGAATGAAATCTCGTAACTCTGTGCCAACGAACGTCAGAATAATTGGTAAGGGGTCAGCGATGCCTGTGGTTTCAATCACTAAATAATCAATCCGGTCTTCTCGTTCTAAAACTCTATAAACTGCATCGACCAAATCGTCGTTAATAGTGCAACAAATGCAGCCGTTAGAAAGCTCCACCATATCTGAATCGATGGAGACTAATAACTGGCTGTCAATATTAATGTCACCAAACTCGTTGACCAGAACAGCAACTTTTAAGTCCTGGCTGTTTTCGAGAATTTGATTGAGCAGCGTGGTTTTACCACTGCCTAAGAAACCAGTAATGATGGTTAACGGCATCCCTCGCTTGGGAATGTCCAAAATCTTATCTGGTTGTGGTGCTGTGATATTGGTCATTGCTCGTTTTGTGTTAGTTGAGCGATTGAGCAGACATTGCTAACTGGTATTCCAGTGCCTTTTTCTGCATTGTTTTGAAAATGTTGTAAAACCCATTAGCGCGCGAAGGTGTCAAGCTCACGTTCAACCCAGTATCTTGAATAAAGTCTGGCGATACTTGCAAAATTTCTGCTGGCGTGAGTCCATTCAAACCTTCAATCAATAGCGCGACTAAACCTTTAACCAATTGGGAATCGGAATCACCTTGAAACCAAACTTTTCCTTGCTCCAGCCTGGCATTGATATAGACCTGGGAAGCACAACCAGGAACCTTGTTTTCTGACACTTTAGCCAGTTCCGGCATGGGTTGGAGTCGCTTGCAATACCAGAGCAACTGCTCGTAGCGCTGCTTCGGGCTAGAAAGCCGCTGAAAGCGTTCAACAATGCGTGCTAAAGACGTTGGCAAGGGAGTTGAACTGGGTGACATCGCCTACACCAAGGTAGAATGATAATCATTATAATTTATTGAGGATAGCAAAGACTTCCCAGCTCCCTAAAAAACTCCTAGCTCTTGGCTTTGACCTGCGGAATGTAGGTTTTAGCGCAAGCGACAGGACTGGCGCTCCCTTTCTAAT
This window of the Chroococcidiopsis sp. CCMEE 29 genome carries:
- a CDS encoding GTP-binding protein, coding for MTNITAPQPDKILDIPKRGMPLTIITGFLGSGKTTLLNQILENSQDLKVAVLVNEFGDINIDSQLLVSIDSDMVELSNGCICCTINDDLVDAVYRVLEREDRIDYLVIETTGIADPLPIILTFVGTELRDFIRLDSILTVVDAETFTPEHYQSQAAQSQLTYGDVILLNKIDLVEQEKLDQLEVYIRDFKQAARILHSQYGQVPLPLILDVGLTSADAYIQESDARKHEHHHHHDHEHHHHHSLHLENDGFISISFQSDRPFNVYKFQNFLTQQMSENVFRAKGILWFSDSTSRHIFQLSGKRYDIDASEWSSPPSNQLVFIGRNLNTTQLQQQLTDCLD
- a CDS encoding SufE family protein: MSPSSTPLPTSLARIVERFQRLSSPKQRYEQLLWYCKRLQPMPELAKVSENKVPGCASQVYINARLEQGKVWFQGDSDSQLVKGLVALLIEGLNGLTPAEILQVSPDFIQDTGLNVSLTPSRANGFYNIFKTMQKKALEYQLAMSAQSLN